The genomic interval GCAGGCGCACAGTTGATCGATGTCCGCGAGACCGATGAATACGCAGAGGTTCGAGCACAGGGTGCCGTCAACATTCCTATGAGCGAGTTCGTTGGCCGCATCGATGAGATCGATCTGGACCGCGACATTTATGTCATTTGCAAGCTGGGTGGACGCTCAGCTCAGGTTGCCGAATACCTTGAGCAGCGCGGAATTGAAGCCATCAACGTAAACGGTGGCACCGACGGCTGGGTTGCTGCAGGATTGCCAACCGAGGCATAAGAACCCGCCGCAAAAGATCCCGGCATCTGAATTCACGTCAGATACCGGGATTTTTCACGCCCTACAAAGCCCCTACATGCCCTACAAAGCCCCCAACACACCAACCCAGATACCTCCACCCTCAAGTAGAAGTCGAGATTTTTCATTTCACTGCAAACATAGTTCTAGATCAGACCATTTAAAAAATTACACCCTCACCTGGAATTTTGCAGAAATAGGGCAAGAATCAAAATAGTGGGAAATCCCCATGTTTCGCGAAGTCCCATTGTTGGAGTTAGGCTTATACCCATGGCTACGCATCCAGATATTCCCACAGAGTTGCTTGAATCTCCGAGCTATCAACTTGAACGACTTCGACGACGCACTCGTGACCATGTTGAGGCCGAATTGGCCAAGCATGAGACCACGATGAGGGAATTCTGGACGCTTACATGTCTGGTTCATTCCGACGCTGCAAGCCAGTCAGTTCTGTGTGAGCTGCTGGCCATTGATGCATCGGATATGGTCAGACTCGTTGACTCACTTGAGGTACGCGGCTGGGCGAAAAGGGAACGTGATCCCAAAGACCGTCGTCGCCAAATTGTTGCGTCAACGAAGAAGGGAAAAAACGCCCAGGCGGATCTGCACAAAGTTGTGCTTGAGGCAGAGGATGCTGCGTTGGATGAGTCTACGTCCAAGCAGTTGAAGCACCTTCGTAAATTGGCCGCAGCAATTATCTCCACCGAAGAGGACTAAATATAACGTGGCATTGAGCAGTGTTCCAGCACAGTTCCTGAGATCCGCCCAGGCGCCCCCGAAGCGTACTTTGTGGGACGTCTTAGAATCCGTCGCCTCTACTTATCCTGAGGCAGCAGCTATTGACGATGGCCAGGTGTTGACCTACGCAGAGTTGATGGAAGAAGTCACCGCGTTGGCTGATTCCATTCATGCACAGGGCATTCGCCGTGGTGATCGCATCGGTATTCGCATGCCGTCTGGTACGCGTGACCTTTACATCGCTATTTTGGCCACTCTCGCTGCTGGTGCTGCTTACGTGCCAGTTGATGCAGATGATCCTGAAGAGCGCGCCGAGATGGTGTTTGGTGAAGCAAATATTAATGCGCTTTTCGACGCCACCGGCTTCCATATGCTTCGCCCGACCGCGGGCGGCGATACCCGTAGACCACGCTTGGATGATACGGCGTGGATTATCTTTACTTCCGGTTCCACCGGCAAGCCTAAGGGTGTGGCTGTGTCCCACCGTTCAGCTGCGGCTTTCGTGGATGCCGAAGCACAAATGTTCCTTGTCGATCACCCTTCCGGCCCCCTTGGCCCAGAAGACCGAGTCCTTGCGGGATTGTCTGTAGCCTTTGACGCATCTTGTGAGGAAATGTGGTTGGCCTGGGGCCACGGCGCCTGCTTGGTGCCAGCACCACGCTCCCTAGTCCGTTCCGGTATGGACTTGGGCCCATGGCTGATTCGCCGCGACATCAGTGTCGTCTCCACCGTCCCAACTCTGGCTGGTCTGTGGCCAGCAGAAGCATTGTCACAGGTCCGCTTGCTCATCGTCGGCGGCGAGGCTTGCTCGCAGGAGCTCGTTGAACGCTTATCGACGCCTGACCGCGAGGTGTGGAACACTTACGGCCCCACCGAAGCAACGGTGGTTGCCTGTGGCACTCAACTCTATGCTGGTCAGCCAGTGGGCATTGGTTTGCCACTTGCTGGTTGGGATCTTGTTGTTGTCGACGATGCCGGCGAACCTGTCGGAATCGGCGAGGTCGGCGAATTGGTCATCGGTGGTGTGGGTCTTGCACGCTACCTTGATCCAGAAAAAGACCGCGAGAAGTATGCGCCACTGAAGTCTGTTGGTTGGACCCGCGCTTATCGTTCCGGTGACCACGTTCGTCTGGAAGAAGATGGCCTCTACTTTGTGGGCCGCGTTGATGATCAGGTGAAAATCGGCGGTCGACGCATCGAGCTCGGTGAAGTTGATGCCAATGTGGCAGCGCTTTCCAACGTTCGTTCCTCCGCAGTGGTTGTTCAGACCACTGGTGCGGATCAAAAAGTTCTGGTTGCATACGTTTCTTT from Corynebacterium glutamicum ATCC 13032 carries:
- a CDS encoding rhodanese-like domain-containing protein, with translation MKEVAVNEVPAGAQLIDVRETDEYAEVRAQGAVNIPMSEFVGRIDEIDLDRDIYVICKLGGRSAQVAEYLEQRGIEAINVNGGTDGWVAAGLPTEA
- a CDS encoding MarR family winged helix-turn-helix transcriptional regulator, which translates into the protein MATHPDIPTELLESPSYQLERLRRRTRDHVEAELAKHETTMREFWTLTCLVHSDAASQSVLCELLAIDASDMVRLVDSLEVRGWAKRERDPKDRRRQIVASTKKGKNAQADLHKVVLEAEDAALDESTSKQLKHLRKLAAAIISTEED